One Drechmeria coniospora strain ARSEF 6962 chromosome 01, whole genome shotgun sequence genomic region harbors:
- a CDS encoding cytochrome P450 oxidoreductase, translating into MAEIDTLDLVVLAAILLGTVAYFTKGKYWGIVKDPYATAFANANDARAGRTRNIVEKMEESGKNCVIFYGSQTGTAEDYASRLAKEGKSRFGLDTMVADLEDYDFDNLDTVPADKIIMFVLATYGEGEPTDNAVDFYEFINADDVTLSEGNDPALGNLNYVAFGLGNNTYEHYNSMVRNVDKALRKLGAHRIGDAGEGDDGAGTMEEDFLAWKDPMWAALASKMGLEEREGVYEPIFGLVAREGLTPDSAEVYLGEPNRMHLEGTAKGPFNSHNPYIAPIGESRELFSTKDRNCIHLEIDVSGSNLTYQTGDHIAVWPTNPGHEVDRFLDIVGLTERRNDVVSVKALEPTAKVPFPTPTTYDAIVRYHLEVCAPVSRQFVSSLAAFAPSDEIKAEMMRLGNDKDYFHDKTAPHFFNIARLLASVGKGAKWTNIPFSAFIEGLNKLQPRYYSISSSSLVQPKKISITAIVESQLIPGRDEPFRGVATNYLFALKQKQNADPKPESFGLSYALSGPRHKYDGIHVPVHVRHSNFKLPSDPGKPIIMIGPGTGVAPFRGFIQERARQALDGVEVGRTMLFFGCRKRTDDFMYESEWAVSQSIQAPSSVAA; encoded by the coding sequence atggccgagatCGACACCCTCgatctcgtcgtcctcgctgCCATTCTTCTCGGTACTGTCGCCTACTTTACCAAGGGCAAGTATTGGGGCATCGTCAAGGACCCCTACGCCACCGCCTTTGCCAATGCCAACGATGCGAGGGCCGGCCGCACGAGGAATATCGTCGAGAAGATGGAAGAGTCCGGCAAGAACTGCGTCATCTTCTACGGCTCCCAGACCGGCACGGCCGAAGACTACGCTTCCCGCCTCGCCAAGGAGGGCAAGAGCCGCTTCGGCCTAGACACCATGGTCGCTGACCTGGAGGACTACGACTTCGACAACCTCGACACCGTCCCCGCCGACAAGATCATCATgttcgtcctcgccacctACGGCGAAGGCGAACCGACCGacaacgccgtcgacttctACGAGTTcatcaacgccgacgacgtcaccCTGTCCGAAGGCAACGACCCTGCCCTCGGCAACCTCAACTACGTCGCCTTTGGCCTCGGCAACAACACGTACGAGCATTACAATTCCATGGTGAGGAACGTGGACAAGGCTCTCCGGAAGCTCGGCGCCCACcgcatcggcgacgccggcgagggagacgacggtgccggcacCATGGAGGAGGACTTTCTGGCCTGGAAGGATCCCATGTGGGCCGCACTCGCTTCCAAGATGGGCCTCGAAGAGCGCGAGGGCGTCTACGAGCCCATCTTTGGTCTCGTCGCGCGCGAGGGCCTGACCCCCGACTCCGCCGAGGTCTACCTCGGAGAGCCGAACAGGATGCACCTCGAAGGCACCGCCAAGGGTCCCTTCAACTCCCACAACCCCTACATTGCCCCCATCGGCGAGTCGCGCGAGCTTTTCTCCACCAAGGATAGGAACTGCATCCACCTGGAGATCGACGTCAGCGGCTCCAACCTAACTTACCAGACGGGTGATCACATCGCCGTTTGGCCCACCAACCCCGGTCATGAGGTCGaccgcttcctcgacatcGTCGGTTTGACCGAGAGGAGAAACGACGTCGTCAGCGTCAAGGCCCTCGAGCCTACCGCCAAGGTTCCCTTTCCGACCCCCACGACGTACGACGCCATTGTCCGCTACCACCTCGAGGTCTGCGCCCCCGTCTCGCGCCAGTTTGTctcgtccctcgccgccttcgcgCCCAGCGACGAGATCAAGGCCGAGATGATGAGGCTCGGCAACGACAAGGATTACTTCCACGACAAGACTGCCCCTCACTTCTTCAACATTGCCCGCCTCCTGGCCTCTGTTGGCAAGGGCGCGAAGTGGACTAATATTCCCTTTTCGGCTTTCATCGAAGGCCTCAACAAGCTTCAACCCCGCTACTAttccatctcctcgtcctcgctcgtGCAGCCAAAGAAGATTTCCATCACCGCCATCGTAGAGTCTCAGCTGATTCCCGGCCGCGATGAGCCGTTCCGAGGTGTGGCGACCAACTACCTGTTTGCCTtgaagcagaagcagaacGCAGACCCCAAACCCGAATCCTTCGGCCTCAGCTATGCGCTGAGCGGGCCCCGCCACAAGTACGACGGCATCCACGTGCCCGTCCATGTGCGCCACTCCAACTTCAAGCTGCCGTCCGACCCGGGCAAGCCCATCATCATGATCGGGCCGGGCACTGGCGTCGCGCCCTTCAGGGGCTTCATTCAGGAGCGAGCCCGCCAGGCTctcgacggtgtcgaggtGGGCCGAACCATGCTGTTCTTCGGTTGCCGCAAGCGAACCGATGACTTCATGTACGAGTCAGAGTGGGCGGTAAGTCAATCAATCCAAGCACCCTCCTCGGTGGCCGCTTGA
- a CDS encoding RNA binding protein MSSP-2 gives MDAGAGLAPPYLHPGRNIHGHGPHAGADAGPVMSQFAGLSLGSMGMHSNTAPLPFGPGHFVVGSEGQFVLAPMPAVPPMGMGHSQDHHYGNYTMPAGGYAPPYVGLPMPLMPFTPGRTNASQPRADRGNSEVPGLENRRGSYSTTESTPATPFYGAVSHRDGGPRVASLDRSAYTTPSPQQLGLTSLHAEPAKPAISTVSDRTIDELLKKEPAVPRAVPAVFTPPGQMKSLEQSLENRIPGNRNVYIRGLHPTTDDTLLYEFASRFGPVETSKAIIDTNTGACKGFGFAKFVEVHDSELCIRGFHRLGYEVGFARESFNSRLKAEGDDGSTNLYISNLPKSLTEVELATIFLGYTILSSKILRDSMGNSRGVGFARFEGRDICDEVIRKFNGVSIGEEGLLMNIRYADTPAQKELKRVTAERRQFRTNEYNIGAYGTPLVGMSPTLYGQQSQWRRTLPTSRSGITMSSMDDANVMRHSGTRRGMSETATSSSTDAAVSTPNSSEYDEGITIHADPTAVAVAVESVQLSPSAKKDASKEIK, from the exons ATGGACGCGGGCGCCGGCCTTGCGCCCCCCTACCTCCACCCCGGACGCAACatccatggccatggccctCATGCTGGCGCTGACGCGGGCCCAGTCATGAGCCAGTTTGCCGGTCTCAGTCTGGGAAGCATGGGCATGCATAGCAACACCGCTCCGCTTCCGTTTGGTCCAGGTCACTTCGTCGTCGGTTCCGAGGGACAGTTCGTTCTCGCCCCCATGCCCGCAGTTCCGCCCATGGGCATGGGCCACTCGCAAGATCACCACTACGGCAATTACACAATGCCTGCCGGAGGCTATGCCCCCCCCTACGTCGGCCTACCGATGCCGCTCATGCCTTTCACTCCCGGTCGAACCAACGCGAGTCAGCCTCGTGCCGACCGTGGCAATTCCGAGGTGCCAGGTCTTGAAAACCGCCGAGGTTCTTATTCGACGACGGAGTCTACCCCGGCGACCCCATTCTATGGTGCAGTGTCTCACCGCGATGGCGGCCCTCGAGTCGCCAGCCTCGATCGCTCCGCCTACACGACGCCATCTCCCCAACAGCTGGGTCTCACATCCCTCCATGCTGAGCCTGCCAAGCCAGCCATTTCCACGGTATCCGACCGTACCATTGATGAGCTTCTAAAAAAAGAGCCTGCCGTTCCCCGTGCCGTCCCCGCCGTCTTCACCCCTCCAGGTCAGATGAAGAGCCTGGAGCAGAGTCTGGAGAACCGAATACCCGGCAACCGCAACGTCTACATCCGTGGACTTCACCCGACAACGGACGATACCTTGCTCTACGAGTTCGCTTCTCGCTTTGGACCTGTCGAGACTTCCAAGGCGATTATTGACACCAACACAGGCGCGTGCAAAGG CTTCGGCTTTGCCAAATTCGTTGAAGTCCATGATTCCGAGTTGTGCATTCGGGGATTCCACCGCCTGGGCTATGAGGTTGGATTTGCACGC GAGTCCTTCAACTCGCGCCTCAAGGCAGAGGGGGATGACGGATCCACCAACCTGTACATTTCCAACTTGCCCAAGAGCTTGACTGAAGTG GAGCTTGCCACCATCTTCCTCGGATACACCATTCTATCGAGCAAGATTCTCCGCGACAGCATGGGCAACAGCCGCGGCGTTGGCTTTGCTCG ATTTGAGGGTCGTGACATCTGCGACGAAGTCATCCGCAAGTTCAACGGCGTCAGCATTGGAGAGGAAGGCCTTCTTATGAACATTCGCTACGCCGATACCCCGGCGCAGAAGGAACTCAAGCGCGTGACGGCCGAGCGCCGTCAGTTCCGCACCAACGAATACAACATCGGCGCCTATGGTACCCCCCTCGTCGGGATGAGTCCGACATTGTACGGCCAGCAGTCGCAGTGGCGACGCACGTTGCCCACTTCGCGCAG CGGCATCACCATGTCATCCATGGACGACGCCAACGTGATGAGACACTCGGGAACCCGTCGTGGAATGTCCGA GACGGCTACGAGCTCAAGTACGGACGCCGCTGTTTCTACCCCCAACTCATCGGAGTATGACGAGGGCATTACGATTCATGCAGAtcccaccgccgtcgccgtcgctgtcGAGAGTGTCCAGTTGTCTccgtcggcgaagaaggaTGCGTCCAAGGAGATCAAGTAA
- a CDS encoding RIO1 family protein, which translates to MKLDTRAMRHLASEDWRVLTAVELGSKNHEIVPTPLIEKLSRLRGGVSGVHRSISALAKVGLIARVKEAKYDGYRLTYGGLDYLALHTYSSRKTVYSVGSRIGVGKESDIMVVADHTGTQQVLKIHRLGRISFRTVKSNRDYLKNRASGSWMYLSKLAAMKEFAFMKALYDEGFPVPVPLAQSRHTIVMTLIDAFPLRQISAIPDPASLYGDLIALILRLASHGLIHGDFNEFNILIKEETIVEDGKDSMKLSPVVIDFPQMVSMEHQNAEMYFDRDVECIKRFFNRRFHFTSTQHGPFFKDAKKSMVKGGLTRLDASVEASGFTKKMLKDLEAAIKEKAAKLEEAGRATDESDDDELDDEDDEDEGDDEGNVDEHGHVVLGSSADETGEGSGEGNESSGKNSNDTAAIANEALSQDVSALAI; encoded by the exons ATGAAGTTGGATACACGGGCAATGCGCCATTTGGCGTCCGAGGACTGGCGGGTTCTCACGGCG GTCGAGTTGGGATCCAAGAATCACGAAATCGTTCCCACGCCGCTGATCGAAAAGCTTTCCCGACTTCGAGGCGGAGTTAGCGGCGTCCACAGGTCTATATCGGCCCTCGCAAAGGTCGGCCTTATCGCCAGGGTCAAAGAGGCAAAGTACGATGGGTATCGACTTACCTACGGCGGGCTCGACTATCTCGCGCTGCATACCTATTCTTCTCGCAAAACTGTGTACAGTGTTGGAAGCCGGATCGGCGTGGGCAAAGAGAGTGATATCATGGTTGTCGCGGACCACACGGGAACACAGCAAGTGTTGAAGATCCACCGACTGGGCAGGATATCGTTTCGGACCGTCAAATCGAACCGAGACTACCTCAAGAACCGCGCTTCGGGCTCCTGGATGTACCTGTCAAAGCTGGCTGCCATGAAGGAATTTGCATTCATGAAAGCCTTGTACGACGAGGGGTTTCCGGTTCCAGTGCCTCTTGCGCAATCCCGCCACACCATCGTCATGACCTTGATCGATGCTTTCCCTCTTCGACAAATATCCGCAATCCCGGATCCTGCATCGCTATACGGCGATCTTATTGCCCTAATCCTCCGACTTGCCAGCCACGGGCTGATCCATGGTGATTTCAACGAGTTCAACATCCTCATCAAGGAAGAAACGattgtcgaggacggcaaggatTCGATGAAGCTATCGCCTGTCGTCATCGATTTCCCTCAAATGGTGTCGATGGAACACCAAAATGCCGAAATGTACTTTGACAGAGATGTTGAATGCATCAAACGTTTCTTCAACCGTCGATTTCATTTCACCAGTACACAGCATGGACCCTTCTTCAAGGACGCTAAAAAGAGCATGGTGAAGGGCGGTCTAACAAGATTAGATGCATCCGTTGAAGCCTCTGGATTCACGAAGAAAATGCTCAAGGACCTGGAGGCCGCGATCAAGGAGAAGGCTGCGAAGCTTGAGGAGGCTGGAAGGGCTACGGACGAgagcgatgacgatgagttggacgacgaggacgacgaagacgaaggggacgacgagggtaACGTCGATGAACACGGCCACGTTGTGCTTGGATCTTCAGCGGATGAGACAGGCGAGGGTTCAGGGGAAGGAAACGAATCCAGTGGAAAGAACAGCAACGACACGGCAGCTATCGCGAACGAAGCTCTCTCACAAGATGTGTCCGCGTTAGCCATTTAG
- a CDS encoding 26S proteasome regulatory subunit rpn1: MAQDSDAPKAVDKGKGKVADEPKGEKQAANGTKEDANKDATEEELNEEDQQLKNDLDMIVERLTESNTELHKTALESMKTSIKTSTSSMTAVPKPLKFLRPHYEVLTKLYDDWSDGDNRTSLADVLSVIGMTYSDEDRQDTLKYRLLAPTSDIGSWGHEYVRHLALEIGEVYGKRITSEEPTEDLVDLATVLVPLFIKSNAEADAVDLMSELEIIEEIPKFVDEETYPRVCLYMVSMVNLLTYPDNETFLRTAHNIYMQHKQFTQAMVLAIRLHDVELIEADFDKAKDPALKKQLAFLIARQRIVMSMPESSVEEQERSECLANLKLSEHFKSLAKELNILDPKTTEDIYKSHLESSRVAGMTNLDSARHNLAAGFVNAFVNAGFGNDKMMLVEGEKEAWVWKTKAEGMMSTVASMGTLLLWDIENGLDKIDKYTYSAEPEISAGAMLAIGIMNSGVRLDSDPAMALLGDADKLHHSNPMIRTACIMGLGLSYAGSNREELLELLLPIISDSSQEMQVSAMAALACGLIFVGSSHPDVSEAIVTTLMDDDRKSQLTDKWTRFLALGLGLLFFGRQEEVDVILETLKAVDHPMAKATAVLAEICAWAGTGAVLKIQELLHICNEHQEESEDKKGDELLQAYAVIGIALVAMGEDVGQEMVLRQFGHLMHYGEANIRKAVPLALGLISPSNPQMKVYDTLSRYSHDNDPEVAINAIFAMGMLGAGTNNARLAQLLRQLASYYHRDQDALFMVRIAQGLLHMGKGTLSINPFHTDRQVLSHVAAAGLLATLVALIDPKEFVCGSSHYLLYFLVPAMHPRFLVTLNEDLTPLKVNVRVGQAVDVVGQAGRPKTITGWQTQSTPVLLGHGERAELEDEQYISLNSTLEGLVILRKNPEWEDGK; the protein is encoded by the exons ATGGCCCAAGACAGCGACGCCCCGAAGGCGGTGGACAAGGGCAAAGGGAAGGTCGCTGATGAGCCTAAAGGTGAAAAGCAGGCCGCCAATGGCACGAAGGAGGACGCCAACAAGGATG CTACGGAAGAAGAGCTTAATGAAGAGGACCAGCAGCTCAAGAACGATTTGGACATGATAGTGGAACGGTTGACT GAGTCCAACACGGAACTTCACAAAACGGCGCTCGAATCCATGAAGACGTCGATCAAGACCTCGACATCGTCCATGACGGCTGTGCCAAAGCCCCTCAAATTCCTTCGACCGCACTATGAAGTCTTGACAAAGCTTTACGACGATTGGTCGGATGGCGACAACCGGACTTCGCTGGCAGATGTTCTCTCGGTGATTGGCATGACAtactcggacgaggacagACAAGACACCCTGAAATACAGATTGCTCGCGCCCACGTCCGATATTGGCTCGTGGGGTCATGAGTATGTCAGGCATCTTGCCCTCGAAATTGGGGAGGTGTACGGCAAGCGGATTACGTCAGAGGAACCTACCGAAGACTTGGTCGACTTGGCCACGGTTCTCGTCCCTCTCTTTATCAAGAGTAACGCTGAGGCAGATGCTGTTGATCTCATGAGCGAGCTTGAAATTATCGAGGAGATACCAAAatttgtcgacgaggagacgtATCCCAGAGTATGCTTGTACATGGTCAGCATGGTCAACCTGCTTACGTACCCCGACAACGAAACCTTCCTACGGACCGCACACAACATATACATGCAGCACAAACAGTTTACACAGGCCATGGTGCTGGCAATTCGGTTgcacgacgtcgagctgATCGAGGCCGACTTTGACAAAGCCAAGGATCCTGCGCTTAAGAAGCAGCTAGCATTCTTGATTGCGCGTCAAAGGATAGTCATGAGCATGCCCGAGTCTTCAGTTGAAGAGCAGGAGCGATCGGAATGCCTCGCGAATCTTAAGTTGTCTGAACATTTCAAATCTCTTGCCAAGGAACTGAATATCCTGGAcccgaagacgacggaggaTATCTACAAGAGCCACCTGGAAAGCAGTCGAGTGGCCGGCATGACGAACCTGGACTCCGCCAGGCATAACCTCGCCGCAGGTTTTGTCAACGCTTTCGTCAATGCCGGGTTCGGCAACGATAAGATGATGCTGGTGGAGGGCGAGAAAGAGGCATGGGTGTGGAAGACGAAGGCGGAGGGTATGATGTCGACGGTTGCTTCCATGGGCACGCTGCTGCTATGGGACATCGAGAATGGCCTCGACAAGATCGacaagtatacttactcGGCAGAACCGGAGATCTCGGCCGGTGCAATGCTTGCCATTGGCATCATGAACTCGGGTGTTCGCTTGGATTCCGACCCTGCCATGGCCCTTCTCGGAGATGCAGACAAGCTTCACCACTCGAACCCTATGATTAGGACGGCATGCATCATGGGCCTCGGCCTGTCGTACGCTGGCTCTAACCGTGAGGAGCTGTTGGAACTCCTACTTCCCATAATCAGCGACTCTTCCCAAGAGATGCAGGTctcggccatggctgccCTGGCCTGCGGCTTGATCTTTGTCGGCTCATCCCACCCTGACGTATCGGAGGCCATCGTGACGACGTTGATGGACGACGACCGCAAGAGTCAGTTGACGGACAAATGGACCCGCTTCCTCGCTCTTGGCCTAGGCTTGCTGTTCTTTGGTCGTCAAGAAGAGGTCGATGTCATCCTAGAGACGCTCAAGGCTGTGGATCACCCCATGGCCAAGGCCACCGCGGTGCTGGCTGAAATCTGTGCTTGGGCCGGCACAGGCGCCGTCCTCAAGATTCAAGAGCTCCTGCATATCTGTAACGAACACCAAGAGGAATCCGAAGATAAGAAAGGAGACGAGTTGCTGCAAGCAtacgccgtcatcggcattGCATTGGTGGCGATGGGTGAGGATGTGGGACAGGAGATGGTCCTGCGGCAGTTTGGTCATCTCATGCACTACGGTGAAGCCAACATCAGAAAGGCCGTGCCATTGGCGCTGGGTTTGATAAGCCCGAGCAACCCTCAGATGAAAGTCTACGACACGCTTTCCAGATACAGCCACGACAACGACCCCGAGGTTGCCATCAACGCCATCTTCGCCATGGGCATGCTTGGAGCCGGAACAAACAACGCCAGACTTGCTCAACTGCTCCGACAGTTGGCGAGCTACTACCACCGCGATCAGGATGCTCTCTTCATGGTCCGCATCGCCCAGGGCCTCCTTCACATGGGCAAGGGCACGCTGTCCATCAACCCGTTCCACACAGACCGCCAAGTCCTCTCACATGTGGCCGCTGCTGGCCTGCTGGCCACGCTTGTCGCCTTGATTGACCCCAAAGAATTTGTTTGCGGATCTTCACACTACCTCCTCTACTTCCTCGTTCCCGCCATGCACCCGCGCTTCCTCGTCACTCTGAACGAGGACCTGACGCCTCTCAAGGTGAATGTCCGGGTTGGCCAAGCCGTGGACGTTGTTGGTCAGGCTGGCCGACCCAAGACTATCACTGGATGGCAAACGCAGAGTACGCCAGTGCTGCTGGGCCACGGAGAACGCGCTGAACTGGAAGACGAGCAGTACATCAGCTTGAACAGCACCTTGGAGGGCTTGGTTATCCTGCGGAAG AACCCCGAATGGGAAGATGGAAAATAA